A genome region from Glycine max cultivar Williams 82 chromosome 5, Glycine_max_v4.0, whole genome shotgun sequence includes the following:
- the LOC100781898 gene encoding probable DEAD-box ATP-dependent RNA helicase 48 yields MWGWMVGEARRAACNWNWVSLRSMGGGPRTFPGGVNKWKWKRMHEKLARDKQNRLIQQEKQLYPARIRSHIRSSLSPDHRSAAAATHRPLSPNDHFKALADRFVKDGAEDLWNNHDGPLTPNPTTPNLDFCPKHTRGYRAVPEVGNSRVGAHKYRFWRKGSDDSSSGESESEIEVELSMKKRGSSASLGEYDVKRERRVVPKTSPEFEFISYELNKRKLSQIEDQQSEQQQSNESILSNTRLKWLMQPQLCLQSLDECGISPLTVKALSSAGYVHMTRIREASLPICLEGIVENNRSPISAKSNLTLEYISEGQPSPLELAFGVELDLSHWMDAVVKAKTGTGKNVAFLLPAIETVLKAMSSNTSQRVPPIYVLILCPTRELANQVAAVAKVLLKYHDAIRVQTLVGGIRFKVDQKRLESDPCQILVATPGRLLDHIENKSGISLRLMGLRTLVLDEADHLLDLGFRKDVEKIVDCLPRQQQSLLFSATIPKEVRCVSQLVLKREHKYVDTVGMGCVETPVKVKQSYLIAPHESHFQLVHHILKEHILQTPDYKVIVFCITGMVK; encoded by the exons ATGTGGGGTTGGATGGTCGGGGAAGCGCGTAGGGCAGCGTGCAACTGGAACTGGGTTTCGCTCCGAAGCATGGGTGGCGGTCCCAGAACCTTTCCCGGCGGTGTGAACAAGTGGAAGTGGAAGCGCATGCACGAGAAGCTCGCCAGAGACAAACAGAACAGACTCATCCAACAAGAGAAGCAGCTCTACCCAGCTCGCATTCGCTCCCACATCCGCTCCTCCCTCTCCCCCGACCACCGCTCCGCCGCTGCCGCCACTCACCGCCCTCTCTCCCCCAACGACCACTTCAAAGCCCTCGCCGACCGCTTCGTCAAAGACGGCGCCGAAGACCTCTGGAACAACCACGACGGTCCTCTAACTCCAAACCCGACAACACCGAACCTTGATTTTTGCCCCAAGCACACCAGGGGTTACCGTGCTGTTCCCGAGGTTGGGAACAGTCGTGTTGGGGCCCACAAATATAGGTTTTGGAGAAAGGGTAGTGATGATTCTTCTTCTGGTGAGAGCGAGAGTGAGATTGAAGTTGAATTGAGTATGAAGAAGAGGGGTAGTAGTGCTTCTTTAGGGGAGTATGATGTCAAGAGAGAGCGGAGGGTTGTGCCCAAGACTTCTCCAGAGTTTGAGTTTATTAGTTATGAGCTTAATAAGAGGAAGTTGAGCCAAATTGAGGACCAACAGAGTGAGCAACAACAAAGCAATGAAAGCATTCTAAGCAACACAAG ACTAAAGTGGTTGATGCAGCCTCAATTATGCTTGCAGAGCCTTGACGAGTGTGGCATATCGCCGCTGACGGTCAAGGCACTTTCTTCAGCTGGCTATGTTCATATGACCCGCATACGAGAGGCTAGCCTACCTATTTGCCTTGAGGGTATTGTTGAAAATAATCGAAGTCCCATATCGGCTAAAAGTAATCTCacattagaatatataagtgaggggcaaccctcaccccttgagctagcttttggggttgagttagaccTCTCACATT GGATGGATGCTGTAGTCAAAGCTAAAACTGGCACTGGAAAAAATGTAGCTTTTTTG CTTCCTGCTATTGAAACAGTTCTGAAAGCTATGAGTAGCAATACGTCTCAACGGGTGCCCCCAATATATGTTCTAATTCTCTGCCCTACCAGAGAACTTGCTAATCAAGTTGCTGCTGTAGCAAAGGTTTTGCTGAAATATCATGATGCCATCAGGGTGCAGACTCTTGTTGGAGGCATACGATTTAAAGTTGACCAAAAACGCCTTGAATCAGATCCATGCCAG ATACTTGTTGCTACACCTGGTAGGTTACTGGATCACATTGAGAATAAGTCTGGAATATCTCTGCGGTTAATGGGCTTGCGGACGCTTGTACTTGATGAAGCTGATCATTTACTGGACCTAGGATTCAGAAAGGATGTAGAAAAAATTGTTGATTGTTTGCCCCGTCAGCAGCAATCTTTGCTGTTTTCTGCAACCATACCAAAGGAG gTCCGTTGTGTATCTCAGCTTGTTTTGAAAAGGGAACACAAATATGTTGATACAGTTGGAATGGGTTGTGTAGAAACTCCTGTTAAG GTGAAGCAATCTTATCTTATTGCTCCTCATGAGTCACATTTTCAGTTAGTGCACCATATTCTGAAGGAGCATATCTTGCAAACACCTGATTATAAG GTTATTGTATTCTGTATAACTGGGATGGTGAAATGA